The proteins below are encoded in one region of Pseudonocardia sp. DSM 110487:
- a CDS encoding DUF480 domain-containing protein: MAESRPQLSAVEQRVLGALLEKQRTVPASYPLTLNSLRAACNQASSREPVTDYDDSLLQATLKELRDRELVRPVWTGAGSRVVKFHQRLEEHLGIGEPELAVLTVLLLRGPQAPGELRTRTARLHSFEDRAEVEATLRGLAELSEPLVVELERGPGQQDRRWAHLLGPLPEAAPPPAPVDRDIVLAAGADVRDARVLAGYDAAAAGYARELSAELAHKPFDCWLLDRIAGEANGGPVADVGTGPGHVAARLAESGVSVVGVDLSPAMIDEARKLFPDLEFEVGDLTNLLRPRAAAGWSAITAWYAFVHMATSELPAVIAGLARVLIPGGRLAFALHAGEEVRHVDELFGAPVDLEFVLHNVSEVVDAVTAAGLVDIEWYLRSPLREVETPTDRLYVVARRPL; the protein is encoded by the coding sequence GTGGCCGAGTCGCGACCGCAGTTGTCCGCCGTCGAGCAGCGAGTGCTCGGTGCGCTGTTGGAGAAGCAGCGCACGGTCCCGGCAAGCTACCCGCTCACCCTCAACTCGTTGCGCGCCGCGTGCAACCAGGCGAGCAGCCGTGAGCCGGTTACCGACTACGACGACTCGTTGCTGCAGGCGACGCTCAAGGAGCTCAGGGATCGCGAGCTGGTTCGGCCGGTGTGGACCGGCGCCGGATCCCGGGTGGTGAAGTTCCACCAGCGGCTCGAGGAGCACCTCGGGATCGGCGAGCCCGAACTGGCGGTTCTGACCGTGTTGTTGCTGCGTGGGCCGCAGGCACCCGGCGAGCTGCGGACGCGGACCGCGCGGTTGCATTCGTTCGAGGACCGCGCCGAGGTGGAGGCCACGCTCCGTGGGCTCGCGGAGCTGTCGGAGCCTTTGGTCGTCGAGTTGGAACGCGGGCCGGGTCAGCAGGATCGCCGGTGGGCTCATCTGCTCGGCCCGTTGCCGGAAGCGGCACCCCCGCCCGCGCCCGTCGATCGGGACATCGTCCTCGCTGCGGGTGCGGATGTTCGCGACGCCCGCGTGCTCGCCGGATATGACGCCGCCGCGGCCGGCTACGCGCGGGAACTGTCGGCCGAGCTGGCGCACAAACCATTCGACTGCTGGCTGCTCGACCGTATCGCCGGTGAAGCGAACGGCGGACCGGTCGCAGACGTCGGTACCGGGCCGGGACACGTTGCCGCTCGGCTCGCAGAATCCGGGGTCTCGGTGGTCGGCGTCGACCTGTCGCCCGCGATGATCGACGAGGCCAGGAAACTGTTCCCGGATCTGGAGTTCGAGGTCGGTGACCTGACGAACCTGCTGCGCCCGCGCGCCGCAGCGGGATGGTCGGCCATCACCGCGTGGTACGCGTTCGTGCACATGGCCACCTCCGAGCTTCCGGCCGTGATCGCGGGGCTCGCCCGGGTGCTGATTCCCGGCGGACGGTTGGCGTTCGCCCTGCACGCAGGTGAGGAGGTGCGCCACGTTGACGAGCTCTTCGGCGCCCCCGTCGACCTGGAATTCGTGCTGCACAACGTTTCCGAGGTGGTCGACGCCGTCACCGCGGCCGGGCTGGTGGACATCGAGTGGTATTTGCGTTCCCCACTCCGCGAGGTCGAGACGCCCACCGACCGCCTCTACGTCGTAGCGCGCCGACCCCTCTGA
- a CDS encoding YdcF family protein, whose amino-acid sequence MALLLAAAVLTAVGLSDRLAYADAAVVPGNTVDVDGTPSARLRARLDAALRMYREGRCEVIVVSGATGVEGWDEAAVMKDYLVQQGVPADRVLQDSSGVNTAATARNTALLLQQRGYRSVLAVSQFFHVPRLRMLLAREGLAVEGYVHADHFELRDVYATLREVAAISTLVLRTIGSP is encoded by the coding sequence GTGGCGCTCCTGCTGGCGGCGGCCGTGCTGACCGCCGTCGGGCTCAGTGACCGGCTCGCGTATGCGGATGCCGCGGTCGTGCCCGGCAATACGGTCGATGTGGACGGCACGCCGTCGGCTCGGCTGCGCGCACGGCTGGATGCCGCGCTGCGGATGTACCGGGAAGGGCGCTGCGAGGTGATCGTGGTCAGTGGCGCCACTGGTGTCGAGGGTTGGGACGAGGCGGCGGTGATGAAGGACTACCTGGTGCAGCAGGGCGTTCCCGCCGACCGCGTCCTGCAGGACAGCAGCGGCGTGAACACGGCGGCCACTGCTCGGAACACAGCATTGCTGCTGCAGCAGCGTGGTTATCGCAGCGTCCTCGCGGTGTCGCAGTTCTTCCACGTTCCACGCCTGCGGATGTTGCTGGCCCGCGAAGGGCTGGCGGTGGAGGGCTACGTGCATGCGGATCACTTCGAGCTCCGTGACGTGTATGCCACCTTGCGGGAGGTGGCGGCGATCTCCACGCTCGTCCTGAGGACGATCGGCAGTCCGTAG
- a CDS encoding ATP-binding protein, producing MPGTGDDVDRYRSDARETRGRWPARVEAAGDHRLGHRLQAARGRSFAGRVAEHDLFRAALDGAVDGLAVLYLHGPGGIGKSMLLGLFAAEARAAGRLVVEVDARILEPGSAAFEAEAAAVLTTDRAVLLVDTFERCQGLEGWLRERFLPRLPVGALVVIAGREAPDPRWTSDPGWTDALRVVALRELAPDDATALLEGRGVPASLHGRLLEFAGGNPLALTMAAAVAMHDVQAPARWEPSQDVVRALLSQLVGEVPTETHRRALEVCAHVHVTTEAVLRVVLGDEAGRMFAWLRQLPFVESNRHGLFPHDVVREALEADLRWRDPMGHQAMHEALDEHLFRRIREAAEPDVLGAVGAFSYLYRDNACFRSSRWNGEGEAQEALFEEQDRSAVVGLAAAAGGDESAAIAAYWLDRQPEAFHVYRLTRTGQIVAFFTWLRLTEPGEETEVDPVVAAAWAHARSVAPLRSGESIGVARFPATQSGPHRHSPVMDLVQRRAMARLMRSAGVAWSYFVLQPGNPWADHLARIQFTPLTERPVVGGRRYTLFAHDWRAQPIDRWHATNKGNERPGPPEAPPGLAVLSRPEFDAAVRDALRSWGRPGELAANPLNRSRLVTEHGETLRGVIGQAVESLHGERNGSKYHQAVVATFLRGVPTQEAVAHRLGLPFSTYRRHLGRGIQLLCEELWRRELAGGSPALLSAGSERRLRLDAG from the coding sequence GGTGGACGGGCTCGCGGTGCTGTACCTGCACGGTCCGGGTGGGATCGGGAAGTCGATGCTCCTCGGGCTGTTCGCGGCGGAAGCGCGGGCGGCGGGGCGCCTCGTGGTCGAGGTCGACGCGCGCATCCTCGAGCCCGGCTCCGCCGCGTTCGAGGCCGAGGCCGCGGCGGTGCTGACCACGGACCGGGCGGTACTGCTCGTGGACACGTTCGAGCGTTGCCAGGGGCTGGAGGGCTGGCTGCGTGAGCGATTCCTCCCGCGGCTGCCGGTCGGCGCGCTGGTCGTCATCGCCGGGCGGGAGGCTCCTGACCCGCGGTGGACCTCGGACCCGGGGTGGACCGATGCGCTGCGGGTGGTTGCGTTGCGTGAGCTCGCCCCGGACGATGCGACGGCGTTGCTGGAGGGGCGTGGAGTGCCCGCGTCACTGCACGGGAGGCTGCTGGAGTTCGCCGGGGGCAACCCGCTCGCGCTGACCATGGCCGCGGCCGTCGCCATGCACGACGTGCAGGCGCCGGCCCGCTGGGAACCGAGCCAGGACGTGGTGCGGGCGCTGCTGTCGCAGCTGGTGGGCGAGGTGCCGACGGAGACGCACCGCAGGGCGCTCGAGGTGTGCGCGCACGTGCACGTCACCACGGAGGCTGTGCTGCGGGTGGTGCTGGGCGACGAGGCCGGCCGGATGTTCGCCTGGTTGCGGCAGCTGCCCTTCGTCGAGTCCAACCGGCACGGCCTGTTCCCGCACGACGTCGTTCGGGAGGCACTGGAGGCGGACCTGCGCTGGCGCGACCCGATGGGCCACCAGGCCATGCACGAGGCGCTCGACGAGCACCTGTTCCGCCGCATCCGGGAGGCAGCCGAACCGGACGTGCTCGGCGCGGTCGGCGCCTTCTCCTACCTGTACCGCGACAACGCGTGCTTCCGTTCCAGCAGGTGGAACGGCGAGGGCGAGGCGCAGGAGGCCCTCTTCGAGGAGCAGGACAGGTCCGCCGTGGTCGGGCTGGCCGCTGCCGCAGGGGGCGACGAGTCGGCAGCGATCGCCGCGTACTGGCTGGACCGCCAGCCGGAGGCCTTTCACGTCTACCGCCTCACCCGGACCGGGCAGATCGTCGCCTTCTTCACCTGGCTTCGGCTCACCGAACCGGGGGAGGAGACAGAGGTCGACCCGGTGGTCGCCGCCGCATGGGCGCACGCACGCAGCGTGGCCCCTCTGCGCAGCGGGGAGAGCATCGGTGTGGCCCGCTTTCCCGCGACCCAGTCCGGACCTCACCGCCATTCGCCCGTCATGGATCTGGTCCAGCGCCGCGCGATGGCCCGGCTCATGCGCTCCGCGGGCGTTGCCTGGTCCTACTTCGTGCTCCAACCAGGGAACCCGTGGGCGGACCACCTCGCCCGGATCCAGTTCACCCCCCTCACCGAGCGCCCGGTTGTCGGTGGACGGCGGTACACGTTGTTCGCGCACGACTGGCGCGCCCAGCCGATCGATCGGTGGCACGCGACCAACAAGGGCAACGAGCGCCCGGGACCGCCGGAGGCGCCTCCCGGTCTGGCGGTGCTGTCGCGGCCGGAGTTCGACGCGGCGGTGCGCGACGCGCTGCGGTCGTGGGGCCGACCCGGCGAGCTCGCGGCCAACCCGCTGAACCGCAGCAGGCTCGTCACCGAGCACGGCGAGACGCTGCGGGGCGTCATCGGACAGGCCGTCGAGTCCCTGCACGGCGAGCGGAACGGGTCCAAGTACCACCAGGCGGTGGTCGCCACCTTCCTGCGCGGCGTTCCCACCCAGGAGGCCGTTGCCCACCGGCTGGGCCTGCCGTTCAGCACCTACCGCAGGCACCTCGGCCGCGGGATCCAACTGCTCTGCGAGGAGCTGTGGCGCCGCGAGCTGGCCGGCGGGTCGCCCGCCCTGTTGAGCGCGGGGTCCGAGCGACGGCTGCGCCTGGACGCGGGGTGA